TAAAAATGAAATTATTAATACCTATTGAGATGTTAATTCTAATAGTCATAATTGGATTAAGTGCTATTTCGCTCAAAATGTCATCTAATGCAATTACAAATAATAATGTTAATACTATGCCAAAGATTGCAGAAGAAGGAGCAGATATTGTTTCAGCTAAAGTTTCAGAACAATTAGGTATACTTGGACGGATTGCATTAAGCAATTCTATAACAGATAGTACGAAATCTGTAGATGATAAGCTTGTGTATCTAAAGGATGATGTTAAAAGAAATAATTACATTAGCATGGCAATTATCGACTTAAAAGGAAATGCTAAATACACTGATGGAAAATCTGCAAATATTTCTGACAGAGATTTTTATAAAAAAGCGTTGTCAGGTAAGCCTAATGTTTCTGATCCAATTATAAATAAGGTAGATAAAAATTTAGTTGTGGTATATGCTGTACCAATAAAGGAAAATGATAAGATAATTGGTGTGATGGCTGCTGCAAGAGATGGAAATAGTATCAGTGCTATATCAGATAATATAAAGTTTGGTAAAACAGGAAAGTCATATATGATATCAAATACTGGAGTTACAATAGCAAATACTAATAAAGATTCAGTAATTAAAATGAATAACGCTATTGAAGCTTCGAAAAAAAATCCCGGACTAAAGGGACTTGCGGATATACAGAAGAAAATGATTAATCGTGAAGAAGGTTATGATACATATTCTTATAATGGAGAACATAAGTTTGTAGCATTTGCACCGGTTCCAAATACAACATGGTCTCTTGCTGTTGTTATTAATAAAAATGAAGTAAATTCACAACTTAATATTTTAACAAAGGTTATAATAATTCTTGCCGTTTTATTTCTAATTTTAGCTTTTGTTATCGTATATTTTATTTCAAATAACTTTGCTAAAAGGATAAAAATTGCAACTAACTATATTACCACAATGGCATCTGGTGATTTTACAAACACAGTGCTGGAAGGTGATTTGAAAATGGAAGATGAAATAGGTACAATGGTACAGTCACTAAATACTATGCAGAATTCCATAAAGAATATGTTACTGTTAGTAACAGATAATTCAAATAAAATAGACGAAGATTCACAAAAATTATCATCTATTTCTGAGGAGATGAGTTCATCCTCAGAGTCTGTATCACTTGCAATTCAGGAAGTTACTAAAGGGACAACCTCCCAGGCTCAAGATTTAGTATCCATAACTGAAATTTTAAATACTTTTAGTCAGAGTCTAGAAAAAAGTATCTATAAAATTAAGGATATTGATAAAAAATCTAAAGGAATTATGACACTAGCTGGAGAAAGCAGCGGACAGATTCACAAGCTTTCACAGTCCATAAGTGATACAACAAATACATTTAAAAATTTTGAAACGAAGATTACAGAATCTGGTAAAAATATAAGCAAAATAAATGAAATAACTGGTTTAATTAATTCAATATCAGAACAAACAAATTTATTGGCACTTAATGCTGCTATCGAAGCTGCTAGAGCAGGAGAAGCAGGAAAAGGTTTTTCCGTAGTTGCAGATGAAATTAGACAGCTTGCGGAACAGTCAAGCGATTCCTCTAATAATATATCAAAACTAATTGCT
The genomic region above belongs to Clostridium sp. AWRP and contains:
- a CDS encoding methyl-accepting chemotaxis protein translates to MKSIKMKLLIPIEMLILIVIIGLSAISLKMSSNAITNNNVNTMPKIAEEGADIVSAKVSEQLGILGRIALSNSITDSTKSVDDKLVYLKDDVKRNNYISMAIIDLKGNAKYTDGKSANISDRDFYKKALSGKPNVSDPIINKVDKNLVVVYAVPIKENDKIIGVMAAARDGNSISAISDNIKFGKTGKSYMISNTGVTIANTNKDSVIKMNNAIEASKKNPGLKGLADIQKKMINREEGYDTYSYNGEHKFVAFAPVPNTTWSLAVVINKNEVNSQLNILTKVIIILAVLFLILAFVIVYFISNNFAKRIKIATNYITTMASGDFTNTVLEGDLKMEDEIGTMVQSLNTMQNSIKNMLLLVTDNSNKIDEDSQKLSSISEEMSSSSESVSLAIQEVTKGTTSQAQDLVSITEILNTFSQSLEKSIYKIKDIDKKSKGIMTLAGESSGQIHKLSQSISDTTNTFKNFETKITESGKNISKINEITGLINSISEQTNLLALNAAIEAARAGEAGKGFSVVADEIRQLAEQSSDSSNNISKLIADIYSQNKVMVNTAAEVGNDLNKQTSVIDNTLNAYNSIIKAVNEIIPKIEEITNATSGINERKNEILTKVESAAAVAEETSGATEEISASSEEMNSSSVEVSNAANNLTSSTKEMRNQVKRFKL